The following DNA comes from Methanosarcina vacuolata Z-761.
AAGGAAAATCGAATCATTAACAATTTTTATATACATCCATAATAATGCCTTTTCAACAAGTGACCTTATATGAGTGAGAAAAAAATAGATGAGTCTTTACTCAAAAGTAAAGGATTTCTGCCTCAGAGGCAGGAAAACATGGTTTCAATGCGGGTTAGAGCTACTAGTGGCAGGATTGACGCAGAAAAGCTGCGTGCAATTGCTGATGCTGCCGAGAAATACGGACATGGATATATCCACATAACTTCAAGGCAGGGAATTGAGATTCCTTTTGTCAAACTCGAAGAGGCTGAAGAAGCAAGTTCTGAACTTGAGAAGCAGGGAGTTTTGAGAGGCTCGTCTGGAAAGCGAGTAAGAGCAGTAGTTGCCTGCCAGGGAAATGAGGTTTGCAGGTTTGGGTTGATCGACTGCCAGCAAATAGCAAACAGGATAACTGAAAAATATGTAGGAGAAACTGTTCCCAAAAAACTCAAGATTGCAGTAACTGGCTGTCCATCGGCTTGCGTAAAACCCCAGGATACCGATTTTGGAGTAATGGGTACGACAAAACCACAACTTATCTCAGAAAACTGTGTTGGCTGCAAGCGCTGTGAAAAAGCATGTAAAATGGAAGCAATAAAGGTTCTCGATGATAAAGCCAGCATAGATAGGGAAAAGTGCATCCTTTGCGGGTTATGTATAGCAGCCTGCAGGAAAGATGCGCTGAGGGCGGAAAAAACCGGATGCACAATCTTTGTCGGAGGTAAGCTGGGAAGGAAGCCTGGGCACGGGACAAAGCTTCTTGAGCTTGCTGACGA
Coding sequences within:
- a CDS encoding 4Fe-4S binding protein, encoding MSEKKIDESLLKSKGFLPQRQENMVSMRVRATSGRIDAEKLRAIADAAEKYGHGYIHITSRQGIEIPFVKLEEAEEASSELEKQGVLRGSSGKRVRAVVACQGNEVCRFGLIDCQQIANRITEKYVGETVPKKLKIAVTGCPSACVKPQDTDFGVMGTTKPQLISENCVGCKRCEKACKMEAIKVLDDKASIDREKCILCGLCIAACRKDALRAEKTGCTIFVGGKLGRKPGHGTKLLELADEGQLFSILEKTFEYYRREGLDGERLGDLFDRLGFEKYRKEVLP